A section of the Oenanthe melanoleuca isolate GR-GAL-2019-014 chromosome 6, OMel1.0, whole genome shotgun sequence genome encodes:
- the CISD1 gene encoding CDGSH iron-sulfur domain-containing protein 1 isoform X2, with amino-acid sequence MGSGTNCAVRVEWIAAVSLAAGAAAVGYLAYKKFLSKDKCFKAMVNPHIQKDNPKVVHAFDMEDLGDKAVYCRCWRSKKFPLCDGSHTKHNEETGDNVGPLIIKRKEA; translated from the exons TTGAATGGATTGCTGCAGTCTCCTtagctgctggagcagctgctgttggaTATCTAGCTTACAAAAAATTTCTCTCTAAGGACAAATGCTTTAAAGCAATGGTGAATCCCCATATCCAGAAGGATAACCCCAAGGTAGTCCATGCCTTTGATATGGAAGATCTGGGAGACAAGGCTGTGTACTGTCGTTGTTGGAGGTCTAAGAAG ttccCACTGTGTGATGGCTCTCACACAAAGCACAACGAGGAAACTGGTGACAACGTTGGGCCTCTGATCATCAAGAGGAAGGAGGCGTAG